GCGCGCCGTGCAAGGTACCGCATGCGTACTCAGCCTGGTTCGAGGCCGCCGTCCCGGGGGGAGGCAGGCCCCGAAGCGTTCGCCGGAGGGCGAACGCCGCGGCTTCGCCGCGGGGGCCGTCGGAAGGGGGGCAGAGCCCCCCTCCGAGTCCTCAGGCGAGCCAGGTCTTTTTCAGGAAGAGCCGGCGCCCCGTGAAGGACTGGGCATACCCCTGGACCTTGCTGGACACCGCCTCGATGTTGAACTTCGCATACCACCACCAGTTCGGGCTCTCCTCGAGCAGGATCCGCTGGGCCTCGTGGTAGAGCCGGCGGCGTTCCGCGTGATTGGAGCTCTGGCGGGCCTCGACGAGCAGGGCGTCCACCCGCGGGTACGGTCGGTCGCAGCCGCCCTTGTTGAGGTCCCCTTTCGAATGGAAGTAGGAGTAGAGGAACCCGTCCGGATCGGGACGGAAGGTGTTGGCGGAGGAGTAGACGTCCGAGCCCTCCTTGCCGCAGGACCGGTTCGACTTGGCGTTCTCGGCCACGAACGCCCCCCACTCCATCTGGGTGACGGTGACGTCGACGCCGATCTTCTTGAGCGACTCCTGGATCACCAGCGTCGCGGCGACGAACTCGGGGTACTGGGGCGAGCACTTGATCTCAACCTTGAAGCCGTTCGGGTAGCCGGCCTCGGCCAGGAGCTTCTTCGCGCCCTCGACGTCCGCCTTGAGGTAGGGCAGGGTCTTGGGGTCGAGGTACCAGTCGCCGTAGCCCGTGGGGACGGGGCCCGAGGGCACCGCGGCGCCGAACGCCGCCTTCTGGATCACCTCGTTGGTGTCCACGGCCATCCGCATCGCCCGGCGGACGCGCGCGTCGCTCAGCGGCTTGTTGAGCACGTTGATGTAGTGGAGGACGACCCAGGCGAACGGGCTCTTCGCGACGGTGATCCCGGGGGCGCCTTCGAGCTGCGCCGCGCCCTGGGCGGACAGGAAGGCGTACTGGATCTGGCCGGCCCGGAGCGCGGCGATCCGGGCGTTCTCCTCGGTCAGGACCTTGAAGGTCATCCCGTCGAGATACGGCAGCGGCTTGTCCCAGTAGTCCGCGTGGCGCGCGTAGACGATCCTGTCTTGCGGCACGTACTCGACCAGCTTGAAGGGACCGGTGCCGATGCCCCGGATCTTCAGGTTCTCCTTCTCGGCCAGCCCCTTCGGGATGATGCCCGCCGCCCGCATGCCGGCGAACGAGCCGACGAGCGGATAGGGCGCGTCGAGGTTCATCTGGACCGTGAGGGGATCGACGACCTTGATCTCCTTGATCGCGTTGAGCCAGCTCACCCACGGCGATGCGGTCTTCGGGTCGAGGACCCGGTCGATCGAGTACTTCACGTCGTCGGCCGTCATGGTCTGGCCGTTGTGGAATTTCACGTTGGGTCGGAGCTTGAAGGTGTACGTCTTCCCGCCGTTGGTGATCTCCCAGCTCTGCGCCAGCGCCGGCACGATGTTGGTCTTCTCGTCGTACATCGTCAGGCTCTCGTACATGTGGTCGTAGGCCTGCACCGACGAGAAGTTGGAGCCCGTGTGGGGGTCCAGGGCGATGGGGTCGATCTCGGCCGCGGCGATCACCGTGCCGCCGTGCCTCGGCGATCCGGTCGTCTGGGCGCGCGCCGGCCGGGCGGTGGCGCCGAAGAGCTCGAGCCCGGCCAGGCCGCCGCCGAGCGCCAGTCCCCCGCCCAGGAGCCCCCGCCGAGTGAGACCCCGATCCGACTCCGATCCCGTCCGTGCCATACGCGGCCCTCCTTTGTGGGTGCTCCGGCACCCGTTCCGCATCCGAGAGATTCCCTGGCTGTGGGCGGCGACACGCCCCACCGCCCCCGGGATGGTGGGGGCCACTCTAGCACAGCGCGGACAGACTGGCGACTCGGGACCGGATGATCTATCCTCGGAGGGTCCCGGGCGCGCGGCGCGGACCGCCTCGCGCGAGAAAGGCGCTCGAATGCCGGAGCCTTCGCCCTTCACGGTCCAGCGCGACGTCCCTCAGGTCATGCGGGACGGAACCATCCTCCGGGCGGACGTCTACCTGCCGAAGGACGGGGGGCCGTTCCCCGCCCTGCTCGAGCGGACGCCCTACAGCAAGGACAACTCGCCCGAGTGTCAGGTGGGCGCCCCGCCGTTCTTCGCCTCGCACGGGTACGCCGTGGTGATCCAGGACGTCCGCGGCCGCTTCGCCTCCGAGGGCCGCTTCGTCCCCTTCCACGACGACGGCTGGGGCCCGACTCGAGACGGCTACGACACGGTCGAGTGGGTGGCCGCCCAGCCGTGGTGCGACGGCCAGGTCGGCACCATCGGCGGGTCATACGCGGGCGCCACCCAGTACCGTCTGGCGCCGACGCGGCCACCCCATCTCCGCGCCATGTACGTGCGGGAGTCGTCGGCCGACTACTGGGCGGAGTGGGTGTACCGGGGGGGCGCCTTCGAGCTCGCCTTCATGCTGGAGTGGACCGTCAAGTGGACCTACAACAACCTGGCCCGTCTGGCGCCGAGCCCCGAGGAGCACGCCCGGCGGAAGGGCATCCTCGAGAAGGCCCTCGGCGATCTCGAGAGCTGGCACCGGCAGCGGCCCCTCCATCCCAACCCGCTGGTCGAGGGCCTGGACGACTGGTTCAACGAGTTCCTGGCCCACCCCGCCGACGGCCCGTTCTGGTGGCGGTGGAACATCACCCACCAACACGCCGAGGTGGACACGCCGATCGTGCATCTCGGCGGCTGGTTCGACATCTTCCTGGCCGGGACGCTCAAGAACTTCGTCGGCCTGCGGGCCAAGGCCCGGAGCCCGGCGGCGCGCGACGCTCAGCGGCTGGTCATCGGGCCGTGGGTGCACGGTCCCTGGAACATGGCCAAGAGCGTCCAGGGCGAGGTCGACTTCGGCGCCGACGCGGTCTGGGACTACAACGCGAAGCGGCTCCCCTGGTTCGAGCACTGGCTCAAGAAGGCGCGCAACGACGTCCAGGACGAGCCGCGGGTCCAGCTCTTCGTCATGGGCGAGAACCGCTGGCGGGCGGCCGAGGAGTATCCGCTACCCGGCACCCGCTACACGCCGTGGTACCTGCGGGACGGCGGGGCCCTCGCCGCGGATGCGCCGGCCGGCGCCGAGTCGGCCGAGGGCTATCGCTACGACCCCGACGATCCCGTGCCCACCCTCGGCGGCGCGACGCTGAACATCCCGGGCGGCGCCTATGACCAGCGGCCGATCGAGGGCCTCGCGGTCCGCTGCCTCACCTACACGAGCGCGCCGCTCGAGCGCGATCTCACCATCGTCGGCGATGTGCGCTGCGTCCTCCACGCCATGTCCTCGGCGCCCGACACCGACTTCGTGGTCCGCCTGACCGACGTCCAGCCGGACGGGTTCTCCCGCCTCCTCTGCGACGGCATCCTCCGCGCGCGCTACCGGGAGTCCGGCGCGCACCCGACGCCTCTCACGCCGAACCAGGTGTACGAGTTGACGGTCGATCTCTGGGCCACGGCCAACACCTTCCGGCGGGGTCACCGGATCCGGGTGGCGGTCACCTCCTCGAGCTTCCCGCGCTTCGACCGGAACCCGAACACGGGCGGCCCGGTCGCCGCCGAAGCGCGCGGCCAGGTCGCGCTCAACACCGTCTTCCACGACGCCCGTCGGCCCTCGCGGATCCTCCTCCCGGTGATCGAGAGCTGAGTACCCGACCGTTCCACGGCGCCCGGTCGCGTGTGCCCAGCTCCCGATTTGCCCCTTGTGCCATATGGCATTATACTAAATGCCAGATGCCTGAGGGGAGGTGGCCGACGATGGTCACGGCGGACCGGATTGTCGAGACGTTGGGGGGACCGCGGGTCCTCAAACGGAAGGCGTC
Above is a genomic segment from Candidatus Methylomirabilota bacterium containing:
- a CDS encoding ABC transporter substrate-binding protein, coding for MARTGSESDRGLTRRGLLGGGLALGGGLAGLELFGATARPARAQTTGSPRHGGTVIAAAEIDPIALDPHTGSNFSSVQAYDHMYESLTMYDEKTNIVPALAQSWEITNGGKTYTFKLRPNVKFHNGQTMTADDVKYSIDRVLDPKTASPWVSWLNAIKEIKVVDPLTVQMNLDAPYPLVGSFAGMRAAGIIPKGLAEKENLKIRGIGTGPFKLVEYVPQDRIVYARHADYWDKPLPYLDGMTFKVLTEENARIAALRAGQIQYAFLSAQGAAQLEGAPGITVAKSPFAWVVLHYINVLNKPLSDARVRRAMRMAVDTNEVIQKAAFGAAVPSGPVPTGYGDWYLDPKTLPYLKADVEGAKKLLAEAGYPNGFKVEIKCSPQYPEFVAATLVIQESLKKIGVDVTVTQMEWGAFVAENAKSNRSCGKEGSDVYSSANTFRPDPDGFLYSYFHSKGDLNKGGCDRPYPRVDALLVEARQSSNHAERRRLYHEAQRILLEESPNWWWYAKFNIEAVSSKVQGYAQSFTGRRLFLKKTWLA
- a CDS encoding CocE/NonD family hydrolase, whose product is MPEPSPFTVQRDVPQVMRDGTILRADVYLPKDGGPFPALLERTPYSKDNSPECQVGAPPFFASHGYAVVIQDVRGRFASEGRFVPFHDDGWGPTRDGYDTVEWVAAQPWCDGQVGTIGGSYAGATQYRLAPTRPPHLRAMYVRESSADYWAEWVYRGGAFELAFMLEWTVKWTYNNLARLAPSPEEHARRKGILEKALGDLESWHRQRPLHPNPLVEGLDDWFNEFLAHPADGPFWWRWNITHQHAEVDTPIVHLGGWFDIFLAGTLKNFVGLRAKARSPAARDAQRLVIGPWVHGPWNMAKSVQGEVDFGADAVWDYNAKRLPWFEHWLKKARNDVQDEPRVQLFVMGENRWRAAEEYPLPGTRYTPWYLRDGGALAADAPAGAESAEGYRYDPDDPVPTLGGATLNIPGGAYDQRPIEGLAVRCLTYTSAPLERDLTIVGDVRCVLHAMSSAPDTDFVVRLTDVQPDGFSRLLCDGILRARYRESGAHPTPLTPNQVYELTVDLWATANTFRRGHRIRVAVTSSSFPRFDRNPNTGGPVAAEARGQVALNTVFHDARRPSRILLPVIES